DNA sequence from the Sulfurimonas sp. HSL3-7 genome:
ATAAAGAAGAACTGGACTTTGTTACTGGTCTGCCTGTAAAATCATATATTGGACATGACCTGGATGAAGCAGAAAACGTGATTGACAATCTCAATGATGAACTTGATAAACGCGAACTGAACAAACAGACGAAATATCCTACAATCATACTTACGATAGTTGCTGTGCACAATGCACGTTCGTTCAGGTCGGATGGCTATAACAGTTCGACATATATTCAAAAGTTACATAGATTAGTCAAAGATGGTGCAGCCAGAAATATCCATGTTATTCTTCATTCAGACCGATATAATCGTCTCAAAGAGATGGTTGAAAGTTCATTCTTTCGAGAGTTTGAATCTGCACAGATTATTCTACGTGGCGAAGACAGTCAAAAACTTTTTGAAGACCAGGGTCTTTTCCTGGATAAAGTCCGATCGCCGCATATTGGGATTATCAAAGGTAATCAGAATAAATTTGATGTCGATGAATTTAAAGTCTATCCATTTGCAAAAGTCAAAGCGCTTTATGACAATTGTGCCCACAATAATGATAAAGAAGATTATCCGAAATTTTTCAATGCCGTTGAAATTGACACGAAAGAGAAGACTGATGACACGTATGACAGTCTTTTTGACTAGGAGCCACTTACATGTATACTGAATATAAAACATTAATTACTACTATCAAAGAAAACTCAAATCAGCTTCACGAACAAAATAGAAGTTTTCAAGAAAAACAAAAACACTTGGAAGAAGAACTCCTGCAGGGAAGAGAAAACATCCTAAATCATCTTGAAGAAAAAAAACAAGAGATAGAGAACAACATACAAAACAGTCGAAATGAGCATAAAGCTTTAGTCTCAAAAGAGGAAGAAGAGTTTTCTGCAAAACTTCAAGCACTTCAAGACAAGTTACAACTTGGTAGAAAAAAAATTGACGATGATCTTAACACTGAAATTTACAAGATCGAACGTGTTTTGCAAAACAAAAAAAATGCAATTAGAAAAATTGTAATTTCAATTACAGTATTGGCAGTGGTTGCTGGTGGATATTTCGCTTACCAAATTTCCGCGCAACAGAAGGCCGAAGAAGCTGCTCATCAGGAGAAGTTACGTAAAGAAGAAGCAGCTCGTCAGGAGAAGTTACGTAAAGAAGAAGAAGCACGTATTGAAAAAATGGCAATAGATATCAATAGTAATCCAAAAAAGTATGATAGAGATTTTTACGAACAAAATACTGTAGGTTATATAAACGGGAATAGTACTCGTGACTGGATGACTGGAGATAAATTAGCATCAACCCAACGGCAGGATGGCCTTTATACAGTACTGAGATATCAATCCAACCCTATATTTCTTGGTGTTGCCAATGTTAAAAATGGAAAAGCAGAAGGTTATTGTGCAGAGTATGATCGATTTGATTATAAATATACTATGGTCAAAGACGGTAAACGGGAAGGTGTTCAAAAAGTTTATGATGAAGACTTTAACCTTATTGGAAAATATACATACAAGGCTGATAAAAAAGATGGACCGTTTGAGATATATGGCAAAAATGGTGCTACAGAAACGCATGGAGAATATAAAGATGGACGTCGAATAACTATTGATGGAACCGCAATAGAACATGTCGCTAATAAAGAAGAAAACACAAAAGACAAAGCGGGAAATACTATAAAAACACAGTATAGAATAGTTGCCGATATTCATTATAAAAATGGTAAAGAAGTTTCACGATTAAAGAGGAAAAGAAAAACGGGTCAATATATTTATAATAAAAACCGTGAAAAGATTCAAGAGATACACTACTGGTCTAATGGAAAGGTTTGGTATAAAAAATGGTTTAAGCCACCAGAAACACTTGAATCTGCAGAGAAGAGATACTATGAGAACGGCAGACTTGAAAGTGAGACAAAGTATGACCGTAAAAAATATGCATATCATGCAGTGTATAGCAAATCCTACTATGAAACGGGGGAATTAGAATATCAATGGGACGAATCTACATACACTGGTACATATTATTTTAAAAATGGTCAAATACGTAAAATTTATAAAAATTTCGAAAGAACCAGTTTCCCTTTTGAGAGAAAAACTTATCATGAAAATGGAACGCTTAAAACAGAGTATTATTTAACGAGTGATGGGCAAAGAACGACCGATAAAACAAATGTTGACGGCACTGTAGAAAAATATTATGATCAACAAGGAAAACTGACGAAAACAATCAGTGGTGTATACACTAAAAATGAAGCTGGCTATTATAAATATACATCGAAAACTGTAACGAATCATAGAACACGAGATATTTATTTGTATAAATATGATAGACATGAGGAGATTATTGAAAAGATTAAACAATCATAGTCTTCCAAGACAACTTAACCTAAAGGTAATCAGTCCTAGGGCACAAAAATCTCAAGGATTTTTATGGATTTTATGAGTGATTATATTCATTCATTTTTATTATGGATAGTCGATATATTGTTTGATCTAAATACAGATTTAGAGAAAAAACAAAAAGCAAATTGGGTTTTATTCTCTCTTATTGTTTTATCTATAACATATGCAATCTACAATTTTAAAAAAAATGGTGTTTCTGCAATTGGAAATAAATTTTTCATATCATTTGGAGTCTTTATCTTTGCGTTGCTAAATGCAGCTTTTAATACTGTAGATTTTACATTCAAATAAATACTAAAATATTAGGCACGTTTCTAAATACTGGCTCAGTTGGTTTATGTGCCATTACCTCTAGTTTTCAAAATACAAGTCATCGCAACTATTCTTCGTGTCCCACAAAGTGTTCAAAAAGTCAAAATTACAAAGTCCCATAAAGCTTTAGGAGTTTTGGAACCCATAGCAATGCTTGTCATAATGTAGGTTTCATCATCTTTAAGTGTTCTAAAGAAACATTCAATGGTTGTGTTGCCTATTAGCTGCCTAGACCCATAACCAAACAATACAACAACTTAGACAAACCTTTATAAACCATTGTGTTGTCATCTACTTTATATATGAATGGCATAAACCGTGTGGCTGCCGGGGCAGAACACCTACCGCGAGATCTCTTCCGTCTCCAACACCCGCGATTTCCAGGCGCGCCGCGCGAAGATCCGCACGAAGATCGACAAGAAAAACGTGCTTGTCCACACCCTCAACGGCTCCTCTCTGGCGGTCGGCCGTACCCTTGTCGCAATCATGGAGAACTTTCAAAACGAAGATGGGAGTATTAGTATACCTTCTGCCCTGCAGAAGTATCTGTAACGCGGGTTCAAACTTGTTTGAACGCCTCGTTTCTCCGAAAACGAAGACGGCACGATCACGATTCCGGCTGCGCTTCAACCCTACCTCAAATAGGGGCAGCGCAAAAAGCACTGCCCGCCCTCCTGTCCGGACTGCCTCCGGCATCTTTACTGAAGCATTTCATCTCTGATCAGCACAGCAGCCGTGTTTTTAAAAACGAAAACGGTAGTAGATGCCAAGCAGAGCGATCCCTTCACTGAAATCGATCATGTTCACACCGTCCTCTCTTTCTTTTGCATAGAGATATTTCGCAGTGCCGTAGAATCCGAACCCTTTAGGGCACCTCTAAAAACCCTGGTTATAACGGTGAAGAGACGGCCGGAGAGCGCAGACCGCTGCCCTGAAGCGTTATTTTAGAAGTCTTGAACGTTTGGAGAGGGTCACGACAGAGCGCAGCGGTCCGTAGAGGATATAGAGGGTGAAGAAGGTCGCGAACCCTTCTACCGGGTAGATAAAGAAAATCATGGCTACGGCAACGATGACGACGAAGACCCGCCGTATATGTTTTTTACCCATATCCACTTTTTTGAAACTCGGGTAACGTATGTTGCTTACCATCAGCACGGCGACCAGCAGCGCGATCAGCAGGATAACGACTTTGTACTCTGCCAAGAAGCTGTACTTCTCGAACAAAAGCACCAGTATCGAGATAAAGACGGCTGCCGTAGGGATAGGCACACCGATAAAGACCGAGGGTTCGTTCTCACCCGTCATCACATTAAAACGGGCCAGGCGGATCCCCCCGAAGATAACGAAGAGCGCACTGGCCATGATACCGAAACGGCCGAAGTCATGCCCGACATAGAGGTAGAGCAGTATTGCCGGCGCGGCGCCGAAGGCGACGATGTCGGCCAGAGAGTCGAATTCTACGCCGAACCGGCTGCAGGTGTTGGTCAGGCGCGCCACACGCCCGTCTAGCCCGTCAAAGATTAGCGAAAGCAGTACCATCCACGCCGCCAGGGCGAAATTCCCTTCGATGGCCGAGATCATGCTGTAGATACCGGCAAAGATACTCGAAGCGGTAAAGAAATTTGGCAGCAGATAGGCGAGTTGCGTCGGTTGTTTTTTCATGGCTTACGAGAAGAACCCTATCAGCGTCTCGCCCGCGCGCACTTTTGCACCGACTTTGACAGCCACACGCGAATTCACCGGCAGGATCAGCGTCGTCTTGCCGTTGACCATCAGGCCGTAACGCGCGCCCTGGACAGCCCGGCTTTTTTCGCTCAGGTGGTTTTTGATGCCGACCGAGCTGATCTGCAGCTTATGCATGACACGTACCTGTTTCTTCCCCCTGCCGAAAACAATACGGCACTGTTCGTTCAGGCTGTCCGAAAGCGGCGTCAGCGAATTAAGGCGCGCACCATAGAGAAGCTCGGCTTCGGAGACCTCGCACGAAAACGGCACACGCAGGACCGATGCATCCAAAAAGCCGCTCTTGATGACGATCTTGTACGAACTCTCCCCCTTCGCATCTTCTATCGTCTCGATACTTCTGATCACGCCGTCAGCAACACTGACAATGCTGTCTTGCTGAAAATGGGGAATCGTACGCTCGGGATTGCGAAAGGTCCAGATCGTAACCAGAAGCAGAACACCGCTCAAAAAGCTGAAAAGATCGGCGTCTATCGCCATGAAAAAAAGCATCAACGCAGCAGAGGCCGCAATACACTTGAAACCGTCCTTCGCGATGATAAACGTATCATTATAGTTCATGATCTTGGTTCTTCTTTTTCATCCATGTTTTTTTGGTCCTGGGACATATCTTCTGAGAATTCACGTTCGTCTTCGGCACTCACATGCTCCTCGACCTTCGATTCGATCCCGTTCTCTTTTTCAAAGTTGATGATAATGTCACGCACCACAGCACCTGTTATATTCTCTGTCTTGTACAGCTCTTCGACCATCTTCTCGATGGCACCGCGGTACTCTTCCAGGCGTGAAACGACAGCGTTATAACGCTCTTCGAGCGTCACTTTGATGTACTGGTCCATCTCTTCGGCCATCTTGTCGGAGTATTCACGGGCCTGCCCCATGCCGCCGCCGAGGAAGGACTGACGCTGTTTCTCCAGCACCATAAGGCCGGCAATATCGCTCATGCCGTAGACCTGGACCATCGATTTAATGATATCGGTCGCACGTTCGAGGTCATTGCTCGCACCCGTCGAGATCTCACCGATGAAAACCTGTTCTGCCCCACGGCCCCCGAGAAGGACATCCACTTCGGCAAGCAGTTCATATTTCTGTGCCAGGTATTTGTTCTCTTCCGGCGTGTTCAGGGTGTAGCCGAGTGCGGCCAGACCGCGCGGAACGATGGAGACTTTGGAGACTTTCTTCGCCCCTTTGGTCGTCTCGGCAAGCAGTGCATGCCCGCACTCATGGTAGGCGACAATGCGCTGCTCTTTTTTATTGATGCGACGGTTCTTTTTGCTCAGTCCCGCGATAGCGCGTTCGACCGCTTCGCGCAAATCATCCTGTCGGACCGTCTTCTGGTTCTTGCGTCCCGCCAGAAGGGCCGCTTCATTGACGATGTTGGCGAGGTCCGCACCGGCCAGTCCGGCCGTAAGACGGGCGATCTC
Encoded proteins:
- a CDS encoding phosphatidylserine decarboxylase, which translates into the protein MNYNDTFIIAKDGFKCIAASAALMLFFMAIDADLFSFLSGVLLLVTIWTFRNPERTIPHFQQDSIVSVADGVIRSIETIEDAKGESSYKIVIKSGFLDASVLRVPFSCEVSEAELLYGARLNSLTPLSDSLNEQCRIVFGRGKKQVRVMHKLQISSVGIKNHLSEKSRAVQGARYGLMVNGKTTLILPVNSRVAVKVGAKVRAGETLIGFFS
- the pssA gene encoding CDP-diacylglycerol--serine O-phosphatidyltransferase yields the protein MKKQPTQLAYLLPNFFTASSIFAGIYSMISAIEGNFALAAWMVLLSLIFDGLDGRVARLTNTCSRFGVEFDSLADIVAFGAAPAILLYLYVGHDFGRFGIMASALFVIFGGIRLARFNVMTGENEPSVFIGVPIPTAAVFISILVLLFEKYSFLAEYKVVILLIALLVAVLMVSNIRYPSFKKVDMGKKHIRRVFVVIVAVAMIFFIYPVEGFATFFTLYILYGPLRSVVTLSKRSRLLK